CGCAGGCAGCGTGGCCTCCAGGCGCGGCGCAACCCTGGCTCATCTCAGGAGCGGCTCTGATGCTTAACGTTTTGCTGCAACCCTTTGAGTTCGACTTTATGGTCAACGCGCTGACCATCTCGCTGGTGGTCGCCATCCCCTGCGCGCTGCTGTCATGCTTTATGGTGCTCAAAGGCTGGTCGCTGATGGGTGATGCCATGAGCCACGCGGTGTTTCCCGGCGTGGTGGTGGCCTGGATTATCGGTATTCCGGTGGCGATCGGTGCCTTTGTCGCCGGGCTGTTCTGCGCGCTGGCCAGCGGCTGGCTGTCGGACAACAGCCGCATCAAGCGCGACACGGTGATGGGCATCGTCTTCTCCGGCATGTTTGCGCTCGGGCTGGTGCTTTACGTGTCGATTCAGTCGGAGGTGCATCTCGACCATATTCTGTTTGGCGATATGCTCGGGGTATCTGTCGCGGATATCGTGCAGACCACCACCATTGCGGCCGTGGTGCTGCTGGTGGTCGTGGTGAAATGGCGCGATCTGCTGCTGCACGCCTTCGACCCAAGCCAGGCGAAGGCCAGCGGCCTGAACACCGGACTGCTGCACTACGGCCTGCTGTGTCTGATTGCCATGACCATCGTAGCCACGCTGTCGTCGGTGGGGATTATTCTGTCGATTGCGCTGCTGATCGCGCCGGGGGCCATCGCCCTGCTGCTGATGCGCCGCTTTGCCACGGTAATGATCTGCGCGGTGCTGCTGTCGGTCGCGGTCTGTTTTAGCGGCACATATCTGGCATTTTTCCTCGACAGCGCCCCGGCACCGACCATTGTGGTGCTGTTCAGCCTGCTGTTTATCCTCGCCTTCAGCTATGCCCGGCTGCGGGACAGCCGCACGGTCAGCGCCTGATCCTCGTCTTCCCCCGGCTTTTCACCGGGGGATTAGACGGTAAATGCACGACAAATCATCAGCTTGTTGAAAACATCGGCACTCAGTCACTTTTATGACGTTTACGCGTTGACACCCCGACCCGCGATGATTAATATGCGCCTCGTTCACACGATTCCTCTGTAGTTCAGTCGGTAGAACGGCGGACTGTTAATCCGTATGTCACTGGTTCGAGTCCAGTCAGAGGAGCCAAATTTGAAAACCCCGCTCAGGGAAACCTGAGCGGGGTTTTTGCTTTCTGGCGATCCCGAGCCGCCAGAGGAAGAGAACGCCCGGCTCAGGGAGAAGCTTGCGCAAGCCATACGGGATAAGAAGTGCTTCAGTCGGGCCTGGGCCGAAAGGACTGCCGACAGTCCAGAGGCGGAATTCATGCTGTTAATGTTCAGGTTGTTGTGCCTGTAACTCAAAGTGGCTCAGGCCGTTTTCCCTCCCCCCTCTCCCTCCTTTGGATAAAATGCTATTAATTAGATCAAACCGCTATTACTCTTTTACTTAAGTTTATCTTATAGTCTCTTAAGATTGTCGACAGTCGACAAAAAAGGATGCCCGATGGATATCAACCCTGTGACTCCCCGCGTAACGCTGCGTACTGAAGTGGGTGAACGGCTGCGTCAGGCGATCATAGAACGTCAACTGGCGCCGGGCAGTAAGCTGACCGAGTCACGGCTGGCCCAGGAGTTTGGCGTCAGCCGCGCGCCGATGCGCGAGGCCATTTCGGCGCTGGTCGAAGAAGGGCTGCTGGTGGCTAAACCCTATGCGGGCTACTACGTGCAGTCGCTGAATGAGCAGAGCCTGCGCGATCTGTACGATATGCGTCGGGTGCTGGAAACCTTCGCCTTTGAGCTGGTGTGGCCGAAGCGGGATGAGGCGTTTCGTGCCGCGCTGCATCAGCGTCATGAAGCGCTGCTGCAGATCCTGCTACAGGATGACAAATTCGCGGCGATTAAGGCCGAGTTGCACCTGCACGGCACCGCCTTTGACTTTTGTGGCAACGAGTTGTTAGTCAGTACCTGGCGCAGCTTATCCGGCCGGCTGCAACTTTACTGGTCGCTGCACCAGGATATTCATGGCCGTAAAGGCGCCCGTCTGGACGCCCATGAAAGCTATGTCGCACTGGCCTGTGGCGATGACTGGCAGGCGATGCGGGAAGATATCGCTGAGCACGTGTACCGCGGGGTGGAAAAAGTGGTGGAGTCAGTGAAAATCCACCAGGGGCTTATCGCTCCCGCCAAAAGAACCTGATAAGAGAACCGCTTATGTCACACCCTTTGCTGACCATCAGCCAGCTGCACAAGCGTTTTGGTGACCACCACGTGCTGAAAGGCGTCGATCTGACGGTAAATGCCGGCGATCGCATCGCGATTATCGGTGGCAGTGGTTCAGGTAAAAGCACCCTGCTGCGCTGCCTGAATTTTATGGAACTGCCCAGCGCCGGAGAGATTACCCTCGACGGCCGGCTGATTGGCAAGGCGCTGCCGCCGGCCGGTAACGGTGAAAAACGCGTACAGTACAGCGAGGCTGAACTCTGTGAGGTGCGCAAAAAAATTGGCATGGTGTTTCAGCAGTTCAACCTCTTCCCACAGATGACCGTCCTGCAGAACGTGATGGAGGGGCTGGTACAGGTGAAGCGCCTTAAAAAAGCCCGGGCGCAGGAGATTGCCTTAGCCGAGCTGAATAAGGTCGGGCTGGGCGATAAGGCGCAGGCTTACCCTGGCCGCCTTTCCGGCGGGCAGCAGCAGCGGGTGGCGATCGCCCGCGCGCTGGCGATGCAGCCGGAAATTATGCTGTTTGATGAACCGACCTCGTCGCTGGATCCGGAACTGGTCGGTGAGGTACTGACCAGCATCCGCAGCCTGGCTGACGAGGGCCGCACCCTGCTGCTGGTGACCCACGAGCTGGGTTTTGCTTACCACTTCGCCAGCCGGGTGATCTTCTTTGCCGACGGTGAATTTTACGAGAGCGGCACGCCGGACGAGGTGCTGAAGCACCCGCAGCGGCCGAAAACCCGGGCGTTTATCGACCGTTTTACCACCTTCAGCTTTTAGCTGATTCCCGGCGCCTGCACCAGGGACG
This portion of the Erwinia sp. E602 genome encodes:
- a CDS encoding GntR family transcriptional regulator, with translation MDINPVTPRVTLRTEVGERLRQAIIERQLAPGSKLTESRLAQEFGVSRAPMREAISALVEEGLLVAKPYAGYYVQSLNEQSLRDLYDMRRVLETFAFELVWPKRDEAFRAALHQRHEALLQILLQDDKFAAIKAELHLHGTAFDFCGNELLVSTWRSLSGRLQLYWSLHQDIHGRKGARLDAHESYVALACGDDWQAMREDIAEHVYRGVEKVVESVKIHQGLIAPAKRT
- a CDS encoding metal ABC transporter permease; the protein is MMLNVLLQPFEFDFMVNALTISLVVAIPCALLSCFMVLKGWSLMGDAMSHAVFPGVVVAWIIGIPVAIGAFVAGLFCALASGWLSDNSRIKRDTVMGIVFSGMFALGLVLYVSIQSEVHLDHILFGDMLGVSVADIVQTTTIAAVVLLVVVVKWRDLLLHAFDPSQAKASGLNTGLLHYGLLCLIAMTIVATLSSVGIILSIALLIAPGAIALLLMRRFATVMICAVLLSVAVCFSGTYLAFFLDSAPAPTIVVLFSLLFILAFSYARLRDSRTVSA
- a CDS encoding amino acid ABC transporter ATP-binding protein, whose amino-acid sequence is MSHPLLTISQLHKRFGDHHVLKGVDLTVNAGDRIAIIGGSGSGKSTLLRCLNFMELPSAGEITLDGRLIGKALPPAGNGEKRVQYSEAELCEVRKKIGMVFQQFNLFPQMTVLQNVMEGLVQVKRLKKARAQEIALAELNKVGLGDKAQAYPGRLSGGQQQRVAIARALAMQPEIMLFDEPTSSLDPELVGEVLTSIRSLADEGRTLLLVTHELGFAYHFASRVIFFADGEFYESGTPDEVLKHPQRPKTRAFIDRFTTFSF